Proteins co-encoded in one Nitrospirota bacterium genomic window:
- a CDS encoding 4Fe-4S dicluster domain-containing protein, producing the protein MKKLTSPYKWGMVVDLDRCTGCGACVVACQAENNVAICGKKEVAEGRNMHWLRIERFWVGEYPNVRVKFLPVLCQHCHDAPCEPVCPVYASYHNPDGLNGQVYNRCVGTRYCGNNCPYAVRVFNFHDHEHAWPPPLNNQLSPDITVRPRGVMEKCSFCIQRIRRAKEDAKAERRLIRDGEVQPACAQTCPADALVFGNMADPLSRVSRLARSPRSFRLLEHLGTHPSINYLKGGGREHV; encoded by the coding sequence ATGAAAAAACTGACAAGCCCGTACAAATGGGGAATGGTTGTGGACCTGGACCGCTGCACCGGGTGCGGGGCATGCGTTGTCGCCTGCCAGGCGGAGAACAATGTTGCGATCTGCGGAAAGAAGGAGGTCGCCGAAGGCCGCAATATGCACTGGCTTCGGATCGAGCGCTTCTGGGTGGGCGAATACCCCAACGTGCGCGTGAAGTTCCTTCCCGTGCTCTGCCAGCACTGCCATGATGCGCCCTGCGAACCGGTCTGCCCGGTTTATGCAAGCTACCACAACCCTGATGGCTTAAACGGCCAGGTGTACAACCGCTGCGTAGGCACGCGGTACTGCGGGAACAACTGCCCTTATGCCGTTCGGGTCTTCAACTTTCACGACCATGAGCATGCCTGGCCGCCTCCGCTCAATAACCAACTCTCGCCGGATATCACGGTGCGTCCCCGTGGCGTGATGGAAAAGTGCTCCTTCTGCATCCAGCGCATCCGCAGGGCGAAAGAAGATGCCAAGGCAGAACGACGGCTGATCAGGGACGGTGAGGTGCAGCCTGCCTGCGCCCAAACCTGCCCGGCTGACGCCCTGGTTTTCGGCAACATGGCCGATCCCCTGAGCCGCGTTTCCCGGCTCGCGCGCAGCCCGCGCAGCTTCCGGCTCCTGGAGCATCTGGGCACTCATCCGTCGATCAATTATCTCAAGGGAGGGGGACGGGAGCATGTCTGA
- the nrfD gene encoding NrfD/PsrC family molybdoenzyme membrane anchor subunit: protein MSEHDIAAKSAPQLNDEMLSSLRPPTWKWYGLAFFLGAVVAWGTAAFTYQVMTDMSVTGLDRPVMWGIYIANFVFWVGLSHSGTMVSAILRLSQANWRRPILRAAEAMTVFSITVAGLFPVIHLGRNWVVYYFMPYPNQRGLWPNFRSALLWDATAITTYIIGSSLFLYLGMLPDLAVVRDRSTGWKKKVYAVLAMGWRGTAREWVVFRQASTLMAALIIPVAVSVHSIVAWDFAVTLVPGWHSTIFPPYFVIGAITSGVAAVITLMIIIRRIFHLEEYLTPLHFDNMGKLLLVICLLWSYAYFVEVQTTWYAHEPIEWEVWSFMSGKYTPWLILMLIGNSVLPVAGLCFKKIRRSIRAMLVITLLVNVGMFIERYLIIVPSLSHKNMPFVWGTYSPSWVELSVTAAAFAGFTLMYVLFAKFFPMVAVTDVRELGVRHTDVKLGRAEVHSLTEEEH, encoded by the coding sequence ATGTCTGAGCACGACATCGCAGCAAAGAGCGCCCCGCAACTGAACGACGAAATGCTCTCGTCCCTGCGGCCGCCGACCTGGAAATGGTACGGCCTTGCTTTCTTTCTCGGCGCGGTCGTGGCCTGGGGGACGGCAGCGTTCACCTATCAAGTGATGACAGACATGAGCGTAACCGGACTGGACCGTCCGGTGATGTGGGGCATCTACATCGCCAACTTCGTGTTCTGGGTCGGCCTCTCGCATTCCGGGACCATGGTCTCCGCGATCCTGCGCCTCTCCCAGGCAAACTGGCGAAGGCCCATCCTTCGCGCTGCCGAGGCAATGACCGTTTTCAGCATCACCGTGGCCGGTCTTTTCCCGGTGATCCACCTGGGCCGGAACTGGGTGGTCTACTATTTCATGCCCTATCCCAATCAGCGGGGGCTCTGGCCCAACTTCCGTTCCGCCCTCCTGTGGGACGCGACGGCGATCACGACCTACATCATCGGGAGCAGCCTCTTTCTCTACCTGGGGATGCTCCCGGACCTTGCGGTGGTGCGCGACCGCTCGACAGGCTGGAAGAAGAAGGTGTACGCCGTTCTCGCCATGGGGTGGCGGGGAACGGCCCGCGAGTGGGTCGTCTTCCGCCAGGCGTCGACGCTCATGGCGGCCCTCATCATCCCGGTGGCAGTCTCGGTGCATTCCATCGTTGCCTGGGATTTTGCCGTCACCCTGGTCCCCGGCTGGCACAGCACCATCTTCCCTCCCTATTTTGTGATCGGTGCGATCACGTCAGGCGTTGCCGCGGTCATCACGCTCATGATCATCATCAGAAGGATCTTCCATCTTGAGGAGTATCTCACGCCGCTGCACTTCGACAACATGGGGAAACTTCTGTTGGTCATCTGTCTTCTCTGGTCATATGCCTATTTCGTGGAGGTCCAGACAACGTGGTACGCCCACGAGCCGATCGAATGGGAGGTCTGGAGCTTCATGTCGGGCAAGTATACACCGTGGCTCATCCTGATGCTCATCGGCAACTCGGTACTTCCGGTTGCGGGCCTCTGCTTCAAGAAGATCAGACGTTCCATCAGGGCAATGCTCGTGATCACGCTGCTGGTCAACGTCGGCATGTTCATCGAACGCTATCTGATCATCGTGCCGTCGCTTTCTCATAAGAACATGCCCTTTGTCTGGGGGACCTACTCCCCCTCGTGGGTGGAGCTTTCAGTTACCGCAGCAGCCTTTGCAGGGTTCAC
- a CDS encoding molybdopterin-dependent oxidoreductase, whose amino-acid sequence MDRRTFLQLSGMTAAVAALAGCKSANEKLIPYLIPPDEGITPGIANYYASTCRSCPAGCGILVRVSEGRAKKIEGNPLHPVSRGKLCARGQAALQELYHPDRVPQPLKRSGARGSGQFAKITWEEALTLLVGQLKDLQQSRATDHLAFMTPQLTGTMADLTTRFMRSYGSPNHVSYELLGPDWLRTANRKSFGQASLPYYDMSETRYLLSFGADFVESHLSPVQYGYAFGRMRQGRDTVRGHFTYIGGRMSLTAASADRWMPAKPGSEGVLALGMARLILSESLHDQVSLAANGLRREILLDRLKAYDLARVAEETGLAESAIAEVAREFATTRPSLAMAGEAVAFQSNGQESVRAIQLLNVLVGNLNRVGGVYPDNGSPEGTTTSLNDLFSLIRKMSAGSIQLAMIQGDPMHTVPQATKFQEALSKVPFIVSFSTLMDDTALHADLVLPDHAGLESWGDVMPLAGTRENVIGLMQPVVNPVFDTRQSAEVLMAAAHELGGMMKAAFPYETYLDMLKAGMKKRVTPAGAKDFETAWTELLQKGGLFTSGRAEAKGFRWQAGAGLPAPAKPDFAGDEKEFPLHLSVYPSTAFYDGRGAPFPWLQQLPDPMTNVVWDSWIEINPKTASELGVNFGDLVEVTSPQGSLHVPAVIYPGIRPDMVAMPLGQGHKDMGRYAKERGVNPLGLLAVDTKGKEIQPAWNATLVRVKKISEKGDLVTMGNPKGSFRSELIEI is encoded by the coding sequence ATGGATCGCCGGACTTTCTTGCAACTAAGCGGCATGACCGCTGCCGTGGCTGCGCTGGCCGGATGTAAATCGGCAAACGAAAAGCTGATACCCTACCTGATCCCGCCTGATGAAGGGATTACGCCGGGGATTGCCAACTATTACGCCAGCACGTGCAGGTCCTGTCCTGCAGGCTGCGGCATCCTCGTCCGGGTGTCGGAGGGGAGGGCGAAGAAGATCGAAGGGAACCCCCTCCACCCCGTGAGCAGGGGAAAGCTTTGCGCCCGGGGGCAGGCCGCTCTGCAGGAGCTCTATCATCCCGATCGGGTTCCGCAGCCTCTCAAGCGTTCGGGAGCACGCGGTTCAGGCCAGTTTGCGAAGATCACCTGGGAAGAGGCGCTTACGCTCCTGGTGGGACAGCTGAAGGACCTGCAGCAGTCGAGGGCGACCGATCATCTTGCCTTCATGACGCCGCAGCTTACCGGCACCATGGCGGATCTGACAACGCGTTTCATGCGTTCCTACGGTTCACCGAACCATGTTTCCTACGAACTGCTCGGACCGGACTGGCTTCGCACGGCGAATCGCAAGAGCTTTGGTCAGGCAAGCCTGCCCTATTACGATATGAGCGAGACGCGGTACCTGCTCAGCTTCGGTGCCGATTTTGTGGAGAGCCACTTGTCTCCGGTCCAGTATGGCTATGCCTTCGGCAGGATGCGCCAGGGCAGGGACACGGTGCGCGGCCATTTCACCTACATCGGAGGCAGGATGTCCCTCACGGCCGCCTCGGCAGACCGCTGGATGCCCGCGAAGCCGGGAAGCGAGGGCGTACTGGCCCTGGGTATGGCGCGCCTTATCCTTTCCGAATCCCTTCATGACCAGGTTTCCCTCGCTGCGAACGGGCTTCGCAGGGAGATCCTGCTGGACAGGCTCAAGGCCTACGACCTCGCCCGGGTCGCGGAAGAGACGGGGCTCGCGGAGTCAGCTATTGCCGAAGTAGCCCGGGAGTTCGCGACGACCCGTCCCTCGCTCGCCATGGCAGGCGAGGCGGTTGCGTTCCAAAGCAACGGCCAGGAATCGGTTCGAGCAATCCAGCTCCTTAACGTGCTCGTGGGAAACCTGAACCGCGTTGGCGGAGTCTATCCGGACAACGGGTCCCCGGAGGGGACGACAACCTCGCTGAACGATCTCTTCTCTCTCATCAGGAAGATGAGCGCCGGCAGCATCCAGCTCGCCATGATCCAGGGCGACCCGATGCACACCGTTCCCCAGGCAACGAAATTCCAGGAGGCTCTCTCCAAGGTCCCGTTCATCGTAAGCTTCTCTACGCTCATGGACGATACGGCGTTGCATGCCGACCTGGTCCTGCCGGACCACGCAGGGCTCGAGAGCTGGGGGGACGTGATGCCCCTTGCAGGCACGCGCGAGAACGTGATCGGGCTGATGCAGCCCGTGGTGAACCCTGTCTTCGATACGCGGCAGTCCGCCGAGGTCCTGATGGCCGCAGCCCATGAACTGGGCGGGATGATGAAGGCCGCATTTCCCTATGAGACGTACCTCGATATGCTGAAGGCCGGGATGAAGAAGCGGGTCACTCCCGCTGGTGCGAAGGACTTCGAGACGGCGTGGACAGAGCTGCTTCAAAAGGGCGGGCTTTTCACGTCGGGCCGCGCCGAAGCCAAAGGATTTCGGTGGCAGGCAGGCGCGGGTCTTCCCGCACCGGCGAAGCCGGATTTCGCGGGCGATGAGAAGGAATTCCCGCTCCATCTTTCCGTTTACCCTTCCACTGCTTTTTACGACGGCCGCGGAGCTCCGTTTCCCTGGCTGCAGCAGCTTCCCGACCCCATGACCAACGTGGTCTGGGACAGCTGGATCGAGATCAATCCGAAGACTGCGAGTGAACTGGGCGTCAACTTCGGCGATCTTGTCGAGGTGACGTCGCCCCAGGGCTCGCTTCACGTTCCCGCGGTGATCTATCCCGGCATCAGGCCGGACATGGTGGCGATGCCTTTGGGTCAGGGTCACAAGGACATGGGACGGTACGCTAAGGAACGGGGTGTAAATCCTCTCGGTCTTCTGGCTGTCGATACTAAAGGAAAGGAAATCCAACCGGCCTGGAATGCCACGCTGGTGCGGGTGAAAAAAATTTCGGAAAAAGGGGACCTGGTCACCATGGGAAATCCCAAAGGGAGCTTCCGGAGCGAGCTGATAGAAATTTAA